One window from the genome of Microcoleus sp. AS-A8 encodes:
- a CDS encoding NUDIX domain-containing protein, translating to MDETRQQHWKTLDRFLEIRSPWFTLLGEHLEDDRQQVIDYWRVEKTDSVVILTLQGGQLLFPRLNYRPGLGEATLDFPGGRVSEGRTPETVVPKILEKELGLTEDAIAHLTLLNPSGWAINSSFSNQKLYGFVAEIDPTISVNPELLAATYPTTSEGIRSLLQDLTCLQCRAVLLEWQSQSR from the coding sequence ATGGATGAAACTCGCCAACAGCACTGGAAAACCCTAGACCGCTTTTTGGAAATCCGTTCCCCTTGGTTCACGCTATTGGGTGAACATCTAGAAGACGATCGCCAGCAAGTTATAGATTATTGGCGGGTGGAAAAAACAGATTCCGTAGTTATTTTGACCCTTCAGGGCGGTCAGCTACTGTTTCCCCGGCTGAATTATCGCCCTGGATTGGGAGAAGCGACGCTCGATTTTCCGGGTGGGCGCGTCAGTGAGGGGCGAACACCAGAAACGGTGGTGCCGAAAATTTTAGAGAAGGAATTGGGCTTAACGGAGGATGCGATCGCACACCTTACTCTCCTTAACCCTAGCGGCTGGGCGATTAATAGTTCGTTCTCCAACCAAAAACTCTACGGTTTTGTAGCAGAAATAGACCCGACAATATCGGTAAACCCTGAACTTTTGGCAGCTACCTATCCCACGACATCGGAAGGCATTCGCAGCTTACTTCAAGATTTAACTTGCCTCCAGTGTCGAGCGGTACTTTTAGAGTGGCAAAGTCAGTCTAGGTAA
- a CDS encoding aldo/keto reductase has protein sequence MEYKKLGDSDLLVSEICLGTMTYGHQNTIEDASQQLDYAVAQGINFIDTAEMYPVPGRAQTQGKTEEYIGEWLVQQPRDKLIIATKVAGPSSRLSWIRGEKHQIDRPNVEQAVEDSLKRLRTDYIDLYQIHWPDRYVPLFGAPDYDKAQERDTIPIAEQLEIFADLIKAGKIRYLGLSNETPWGVCEFCHLAKQLGLPKVVSIQNAFNLMNRVFQIHLTEACRFNNVGLLAYSPLGFGVLTGKHLGGKAGNSRMALFPGFGQRYDKTNMMEAVRAYVEIAHKHNLTPAQLALAFVRSRWFVTSTIIGATTMGQLKENLSSLEVTLDKDILAEIDTVYARYPNPTP, from the coding sequence ATGGAATATAAAAAACTCGGCGATAGCGATTTGTTAGTATCTGAAATCTGCTTGGGAACGATGACGTATGGTCATCAGAACACGATAGAGGACGCCAGCCAGCAACTCGACTATGCGGTTGCCCAAGGCATCAACTTCATCGATACTGCCGAGATGTATCCGGTACCGGGACGTGCCCAAACTCAGGGGAAGACAGAAGAATATATTGGTGAGTGGTTAGTTCAGCAGCCGCGAGACAAACTTATTATCGCCACCAAGGTAGCAGGCCCCTCCTCTCGCTTAAGTTGGATTCGAGGGGAAAAACACCAAATTGACCGTCCCAACGTCGAGCAAGCCGTAGAGGACAGCCTCAAGCGTTTACGCACAGATTACATCGACCTCTATCAAATTCACTGGCCCGATCGCTATGTTCCCCTATTTGGTGCACCGGATTACGACAAGGCGCAGGAACGAGATACGATACCCATTGCCGAACAACTGGAAATTTTTGCCGACCTGATCAAAGCGGGTAAAATTCGCTACTTGGGTTTGAGTAATGAGACACCTTGGGGGGTATGTGAGTTTTGCCATTTAGCGAAACAGTTGGGATTGCCGAAAGTCGTCTCGATTCAGAATGCTTTCAACTTAATGAACCGGGTGTTTCAGATTCACCTTACCGAAGCGTGTCGGTTCAATAATGTAGGTTTGTTGGCTTATAGTCCTTTGGGATTTGGTGTTTTGACGGGAAAACATCTAGGTGGCAAAGCGGGAAATTCTCGGATGGCTTTGTTTCCGGGATTTGGTCAGCGCTATGACAAAACCAATATGATGGAAGCGGTAAGGGCTTATGTGGAGATTGCCCACAAACATAACCTGACGCCGGCACAGTTAGCGTTGGCATTTGTGCGATCGCGCTGGTTTGTTACCAGTACCATTATTGGGGCAACCACGATGGGACAGCTTAAGGAGAATCTCAGTAGTTTAGAGGTGACGCTGGATAAAGATATTTTGGCAGAAATCGATACGGTTTATGCTCGGTATCCTAATCCCACTCCATAA
- a CDS encoding CHAT domain-containing protein produces MIRKIFTHNIHPCPNFFRKKNRAQQEKILAFFLLPLAYFFLPSLVRAQSIVPAADGTGTVVTPTGNQLDITGGQTSSDGANLFHSFSQFNLNQNQIANFLSNPSIQNILGRVSSGEASIINGLIQVTGGNSNLFLLNPAGIVFGSNASLNVPASFTATTATGMGFGNHWLNATGVADYPALVGTPDTFAFNTSTPGAIVNAGNLAVGQGQNLTLLGGTVVSTGQLSAPGGHITVAAVPGSHFVRLKQPGSVLSLDIQPQTGSGSQPENWTLPIASLPELLTGGNVGNATGLTVNSNGTVQLTSSGMAVETGDVVAQNVTAQTATLSANRNLTLVESQLVTSGNMTLLAKDTVRVRDSVTNPFMAQAGGKLYIQGDRNIDILALNHPQTPFTSGGQLSLVSNGDISGDAHFASNGFSILNLAGAPGNFVSLYDPIISSNGDVTFGNYTGTALKVESTGSITAGNIRITGPDTALLAGSDPDIPILQNSPALILRAGLTTLANSPNVPTQVGQTAFTPSGTSSSPATITVGNIDTSNQGQGSAGPVILSAPGNITTNNITSNDQGQGDAGSVTLTSTQGNISTGDILANDQGPGDAGSITLRAGGTNTIGVPNVQNQGPGNNGTLSIVPSPNPSPSPSPSPSPSPSPSPNPSPSPSPSPSPSPSTSQNPIPVPTPSPTSNSSTGNTGSGGSTNNTGSGSTTSNTGSGGSTSNTGSGGSTSNTGSGGSTSNTGSGGSTSNTGSGSSTSNTGSGGSTSNTGSGGSTSNTGSGGSTSNTGSGNVNSPGGDATNTDARTEEPTQPSTNADRNNVDATSASTEAASQMFSRLEGLFSQQYQQYLDLPADTPVSTLADARNILLNIEQATGVKPALIYIAFVPQNPSRENPASQELSQENPPSQSKNSDRLELLVVTAQGVPIRKPIEGATRSQVMKVANEFRSEVTRSRRDKSYLTPARQLYRWLVAPVEADLQARGIENVTMVMDMGLRSLPIAALHDGQQFLIEKYSVGLMPSLTLTDTRYKDIKNSQILAMGASQFVEQKPLPAVPLELSTITDSVWQGEFFLNEAFTLENLKAQRQQQPFGIIHLATHASFQAGSPSNSYIQLWDSKLRLNQLRQLGWNNPPVELLVLSACQTALGNHDAELGFAGLAVQAGVKSTLGSLWFVSDEGTLGLMTEMYQQLKQAPIKGEALRQTQLAMLKGQVYFKGSQLVTSRQSVPLSGELAEIGDKSFEHPYFWAAFTLVGNPW; encoded by the coding sequence ATGATCAGAAAAATCTTTACACACAATATTCATCCCTGCCCTAACTTTTTCCGAAAAAAGAATAGGGCACAACAGGAAAAAATCCTGGCTTTTTTTCTATTGCCTTTGGCTTATTTTTTTTTACCTTCTTTAGTACGGGCACAATCCATTGTTCCAGCGGCTGACGGCACTGGCACGGTTGTAACGCCTACTGGCAATCAACTCGACATCACGGGCGGACAAACCTCCAGTGATGGGGCAAACCTTTTCCACAGTTTCTCTCAATTCAACCTTAATCAAAACCAGATTGCAAACTTCCTCTCCAATCCATCCATTCAAAATATTTTGGGTCGAGTCAGCAGTGGAGAGGCTTCCATTATTAATGGTCTAATTCAGGTTACAGGGGGTAATTCCAACTTATTTTTGCTCAACCCCGCCGGCATTGTTTTTGGTTCTAATGCAAGCCTAAACGTACCTGCGTCTTTTACTGCCACTACGGCTACAGGTATGGGTTTCGGCAATCATTGGCTCAATGCCACGGGTGTTGCTGACTATCCAGCACTCGTCGGGACGCCCGATACTTTTGCTTTCAATACCTCCACCCCTGGCGCAATTGTCAATGCTGGCAACCTGGCAGTGGGACAAGGACAAAACTTAACTCTTTTAGGAGGTACGGTAGTCAGTACCGGGCAACTATCTGCCCCCGGAGGACATATCACCGTCGCCGCCGTACCAGGCTCCCATTTTGTGCGCCTGAAGCAACCTGGAAGCGTACTGAGCTTGGACATTCAACCGCAGACGGGCAGTGGTAGTCAACCGGAGAACTGGACTTTACCCATTGCCTCTCTACCGGAACTGCTCACGGGTGGCAATGTCGGAAATGCCACGGGATTAACGGTCAACAGCAATGGAACCGTGCAACTCACGAGTTCCGGCATGGCTGTAGAAACTGGGGATGTGGTAGCGCAGAATGTAACCGCTCAAACGGCAACACTATCCGCTAACCGCAATTTAACCTTAGTGGAAAGTCAACTCGTTACGTCTGGGAATATGACCCTTTTGGCAAAGGATACGGTACGAGTGCGGGATAGCGTGACAAATCCGTTTATGGCTCAGGCAGGGGGAAAACTCTACATTCAGGGCGATCGCAATATCGATATTTTGGCACTCAACCATCCCCAGACTCCGTTTACTAGCGGTGGTCAACTTAGTTTAGTCAGTAATGGTGATATTTCCGGCGATGCTCACTTTGCCAGTAATGGCTTCTCGATTCTCAACTTGGCAGGCGCTCCTGGTAATTTTGTTAGCCTTTACGACCCTATTATTAGTTCAAATGGTGATGTCACGTTTGGAAATTACACAGGTACCGCACTTAAGGTAGAGTCCACAGGCAGCATCACGGCTGGGAATATCAGAATTACTGGCCCGGATACGGCTTTGTTGGCGGGTTCTGATCCAGATATTCCAATTTTGCAGAATAGTCCAGCCCTAATTTTGCGAGCGGGTTTGACGACCTTAGCCAATTCCCCGAATGTTCCTACTCAAGTAGGGCAAACAGCCTTTACCCCTTCTGGAACCTCGTCATCTCCGGCAACTATTACTGTCGGGAATATCGACACCTCGAATCAAGGTCAAGGCAGTGCTGGCCCTGTTATATTATCGGCTCCCGGCAACATTACCACCAACAACATTACTTCCAACGATCAGGGACAGGGCGATGCTGGTTCTGTAACGTTGACTAGCACCCAGGGCAACATTAGCACAGGTGATATACTTGCCAACGATCAAGGCCCAGGCGATGCGGGTTCGATCACGCTGAGGGCTGGAGGTACGAATACCATCGGCGTCCCCAATGTCCAGAATCAAGGTCCTGGTAATAATGGCACTTTGTCCATAGTACCCAGTCCGAATCCTTCACCCAGTCCCAGTCCCTCACCCAGCCCCAGTCCCTCACCGAGTCCGAATCCTTCACCAAGTCCGAGTCCTTCACCAAGCCCAAGTCCTTCCACCAGTCAAAATCCCATACCCGTTCCCACTCCGTCACCCACCTCAAACTCTTCAACAGGCAATACAGGTAGTGGTGGCTCAACCAACAATACAGGTAGTGGTAGCACAACCAGCAATACAGGTAGTGGTGGCTCAACCAGCAATACAGGTAGTGGTGGCTCAACTAGCAATACAGGTAGTGGTGGCTCAACCAGCAATACAGGTAGTGGTGGCTCAACCAGCAATACAGGTAGTGGTAGCTCAACTAGCAATACAGGTAGTGGTGGCTCAACCAGCAATACAGGTAGTGGTGGCTCAACCAGCAATACAGGTAGTGGTGGCTCAACCAGCAATACAGGTAGTGGTAATGTCAACTCGCCTGGAGGGGATGCAACGAACACCGATGCTAGAACGGAAGAACCGACTCAACCGAGTACTAATGCAGATCGCAACAATGTGGATGCTACGTCGGCTTCCACGGAGGCTGCATCACAAATGTTTTCCCGGCTGGAAGGGCTTTTCTCGCAACAATACCAGCAGTATTTGGACTTACCTGCTGATACACCAGTTTCAACCCTGGCAGATGCCCGTAACATTCTCCTGAATATTGAGCAAGCCACTGGCGTGAAACCGGCACTCATCTATATCGCGTTTGTACCCCAGAATCCAAGCCGTGAGAATCCTGCTTCGCAAGAGTTGAGTCAGGAAAATCCTCCCTCCCAGAGTAAGAATAGCGATCGCTTAGAATTGCTGGTGGTGACGGCTCAAGGAGTGCCGATTCGCAAGCCGATTGAGGGAGCGACGCGATCGCAAGTCATGAAAGTTGCAAATGAGTTTCGTTCGGAGGTAACCCGCTCCCGCAGGGATAAGAGCTATCTAACTCCAGCGCGACAACTCTATCGATGGTTAGTGGCTCCTGTGGAAGCCGATTTACAAGCGCGAGGCATTGAGAACGTGACAATGGTGATGGACATGGGCTTGCGTTCTCTTCCCATTGCCGCTCTCCATGATGGTCAACAGTTTCTGATCGAGAAATACAGCGTTGGCTTGATGCCCAGTCTGACGCTGACGGATACCCGCTACAAGGATATTAAAAACTCGCAGATTCTAGCGATGGGGGCGTCGCAATTTGTTGAGCAAAAACCGTTACCGGCTGTGCCGCTAGAATTATCCACGATTACTGATTCTGTATGGCAAGGCGAATTCTTTCTCAACGAGGCATTCACCCTAGAAAACCTTAAGGCACAGCGACAACAGCAACCGTTTGGGATCATCCACCTGGCTACTCATGCTTCTTTCCAAGCGGGAAGTCCCAGCAACTCTTACATTCAACTTTGGGACAGCAAACTGCGGCTGAACCAACTACGACAATTAGGCTGGAATAACCCACCCGTCGAGTTATTAGTCTTGAGTGCCTGTCAGACAGCGTTGGGGAATCATGATGCTGAATTAGGCTTTGCAGGGTTAGCTGTGCAAGCTGGGGTTAAGTCAACTTTGGGCAGTTTGTGGTTTGTGAGTGATGAGGGAACGCTGGGGTTAATGACAGAGATGTATCAGCAGCTAAAGCAGGCACCGATTAAAGGAGAGGCATTGCGGCAAACACAACTGGCAATGCTCAAAGGACAGGTGTATTTCAAAGGGAGCCAATTAGTCACGAGTCGTCAATCAGTGCCTCTTTCAGGAGAACTCGCCGAGATAGGAGACAAGAGTTTTGAACATCCTTATTTTTGGGCTGCTTTTACGCTCGTTGGTAATCCTTGGTAA
- a CDS encoding chemotaxis protein CheW, giving the protein MSNQLIHLQSGESELSRTRTTASLVKLIVFNIGRLNLALRIESVYKVVNHKSTYGSGLGAVGVTHLGEGEITVIDLHQRFFKASQLSESNVSGYLIVVQNTTSELYGIPVVETPALMEVPRAMIRVLPESYRRADTLDVASHVAVIPQNETPLTIFVLDVDRLLPIFQELAAQL; this is encoded by the coding sequence ATGAGCAATCAGTTAATTCACTTACAATCTGGTGAGTCTGAGCTTTCAAGAACAAGGACAACCGCATCATTAGTAAAACTCATTGTCTTCAACATAGGGCGTCTAAATCTGGCTTTGCGAATTGAGTCAGTTTACAAAGTCGTTAATCACAAATCCACTTATGGGAGTGGATTAGGTGCGGTGGGAGTAACCCATTTAGGCGAGGGTGAAATTACAGTTATAGATTTGCACCAGCGCTTTTTTAAAGCTAGTCAACTCAGCGAATCTAACGTAAGCGGTTATCTGATAGTTGTGCAAAACACCACAAGTGAACTCTATGGAATTCCAGTCGTGGAGACTCCCGCTTTAATGGAAGTTCCACGAGCAATGATTCGTGTTTTACCAGAATCTTACCGCCGGGCGGATACGCTAGATGTCGCGAGTCATGTGGCAGTTATTCCCCAAAATGAAACACCACTCACTATTTTTGTCCTGGATGTTGACCGACTCCTGCCAATTTTCCAAGAACTTGCGGCTCAACTGTAA